The following are encoded in a window of Streptomyces griseiscabiei genomic DNA:
- a CDS encoding type I polyketide synthase, whose product MTDMPEHENRTDTSHGSVGSDGFDGSHGFADDDIAVIGLAGRFPGADTVEEFWENIAAGRESVRPVGEEEFLAAGGDPADLSDPSLVRRASVIEGIDLFDAAFFGYSPAEAAIVDPQQRLLLECAYHALEAAGYAADREGRTIGVYAGAGDSRYYASHVYPRFAGRPGSVELVHTTAANSLGTLATRVSYELGLTGPSLSLQTACSTGLVAVHTACQDLLNLSCDIALAGAVSVNPSAKLGYQHVPGGVFSPDGTCRAFDAEAAGTVPGDGVGVVVLKRLSDALADGDRIRAVVKGSAVNNDGRRKVGFSAPSTEGQCEAILMAQTLAGVDADSIGYLEAHGTGTSLGDPIEVEALTRVFRETTDRRQFCALGSVKPNIGHLGAAAGLAGFIKAVLVLEHRKIPPVAHFRNPNPLIDLAESPFRVPAGLEEWRSEDGPRRAGVSAFGIGGTNAHVVLEEAPAVPERPEPREDAPGPRWQVLPLSARTPGALRGQGDRLAAYLSDRPGADLAEVSHTLRTRRPAMPHRAAVVAGSGGGAVEALRRPLSDTPAEGADRSPRTAFLLPGGGAHHPGMGAELYRSCAPYRDVVDHCAGILRPVLGRDLRESLYGSDTADPGVLGLLSVVVTEYALATVLMERGVRPDALIGHSLGEFTAACLAGVMELEDMLPLVAERARLMVAAGGATVSVALGEEELRPRLTDGLSLSVVNGPDACTVAGDEEAVAALERRLLAEEVPHRRLTLALAAHSHLLDPILGEFAEAVRGVTLRPPRIPYVTDSTGTWVTDEQATSVGHWVDQLRRTVRFADGVTALWEGGEPLLVEVGPGDTLSKLARACLPEASPTTVVTMRHARSARSDAEVFTEALARLWTAGVPVDLAPLGGDRDHGPGVQLPGYAFDRRSHWIDPPRMSAHPGPDGAPPPHPADGADTSTATGPSPATTGPSSTRALAPRPHLRTPYVAPRSDLESTVAGQWQEVLGVEPVGVHDNFFDLGGDSMRGVILAGRLRRAGVLDVPGSAVLAAPTVADLLDRAGRRGAGRDAFAPVLPLRTAGDRRPLFCLHPGGGIGWRYAGLLAHLGEEQPVHALQARGLDGVAPPAGDAKEMVAFYLELLREIQPEGPYRLLGWSYGGMVAHAMATALQGEGERVELLAMLDSPLLHLHPPSPEVAERQVAALVSRLTGVHPPPGAPADVAALLRLLDTSGPAPGAEVTAEEAAAIARVMRNNLRVAPEFSLGVFHGDVLFFSAIGGAAAGADGSDDPSDDPSDDPSDAPDKAEEWSAYVDGVIDDHQVPCGHYEMTEPEPIARIGEVVASALRALDD is encoded by the coding sequence ATGACTGACATGCCGGAGCACGAGAACCGGACCGACACGTCCCACGGGTCCGTCGGATCCGACGGTTTCGACGGATCCCACGGGTTCGCGGACGACGACATCGCCGTCATCGGCCTCGCGGGGCGCTTCCCCGGGGCCGACACGGTGGAGGAGTTCTGGGAGAACATCGCCGCCGGCCGGGAGTCGGTACGCCCGGTCGGCGAGGAGGAGTTCCTCGCCGCCGGCGGGGACCCGGCGGACCTGTCCGACCCGTCCCTGGTGCGCCGGGCGTCGGTCATCGAGGGCATCGACCTGTTCGACGCGGCCTTCTTCGGCTACAGCCCGGCCGAGGCCGCGATCGTGGACCCGCAGCAGCGGCTGCTGCTGGAGTGCGCCTACCACGCGCTGGAGGCCGCCGGGTACGCGGCCGACCGGGAGGGCCGGACGATCGGCGTCTACGCGGGCGCCGGGGACAGCCGTTACTACGCCTCACATGTGTACCCGAGGTTCGCCGGCCGGCCCGGCTCGGTGGAGCTGGTCCACACCACCGCCGCCAACTCGCTGGGCACGCTGGCCACCAGGGTCTCGTACGAACTGGGCCTGACCGGTCCGAGCCTGTCGCTGCAGACGGCATGCTCGACCGGTCTGGTGGCGGTCCACACCGCCTGCCAGGACCTGTTGAACCTCTCCTGCGACATCGCGCTGGCCGGCGCGGTCTCGGTCAACCCCTCGGCGAAGCTCGGCTACCAGCACGTCCCGGGCGGGGTGTTCTCCCCGGACGGCACATGCCGGGCCTTCGACGCGGAGGCCGCGGGCACGGTGCCGGGCGACGGGGTGGGTGTGGTGGTCCTCAAGCGGCTGTCGGACGCCCTGGCGGACGGGGACCGGATCAGGGCCGTGGTCAAGGGGTCGGCGGTCAACAACGACGGCCGCCGGAAGGTGGGTTTCAGCGCGCCCAGCACGGAGGGGCAGTGCGAGGCGATCCTCATGGCCCAGACGCTGGCCGGTGTCGACGCCGACTCCATCGGCTATCTGGAGGCCCACGGCACGGGCACCAGTCTCGGCGACCCCATCGAGGTGGAGGCGCTGACCCGGGTGTTCCGGGAGACCACCGACCGCAGGCAGTTCTGCGCGCTCGGGTCGGTCAAGCCCAACATCGGCCATCTCGGGGCGGCGGCCGGGCTGGCGGGGTTCATCAAGGCCGTACTGGTCCTGGAGCACCGGAAGATCCCGCCGGTCGCGCACTTCCGGAACCCGAACCCGCTGATCGACCTGGCCGAGAGCCCGTTCCGGGTGCCGGCCGGCCTGGAGGAGTGGCGGTCCGAGGACGGTCCGCGCCGCGCGGGGGTCAGCGCCTTCGGAATCGGCGGGACGAACGCCCATGTCGTCCTGGAGGAGGCTCCGGCCGTACCGGAGCGGCCGGAGCCCCGGGAGGACGCCCCCGGCCCCCGGTGGCAGGTGCTGCCGCTGTCCGCGCGGACCCCCGGCGCCCTGCGCGGCCAGGGCGACCGGCTCGCCGCGTATCTGTCGGACCGCCCCGGCGCGGACCTGGCCGAGGTCTCCCACACCCTGCGGACCCGTCGTCCCGCGATGCCCCACCGGGCCGCGGTGGTCGCCGGGAGCGGCGGGGGCGCCGTCGAGGCCCTGCGCCGTCCGCTGTCCGACACCCCCGCCGAGGGCGCGGACCGGTCCCCGCGCACCGCCTTCCTGCTGCCCGGCGGGGGTGCCCACCACCCCGGTATGGGCGCGGAGTTGTACCGCTCCTGTGCCCCGTACCGGGATGTCGTCGACCACTGCGCCGGCATCCTGCGGCCCGTGCTGGGCCGGGATCTGCGGGAGTCGCTGTACGGCTCCGACACCGCCGACCCCGGGGTGCTGGGGCTGCTGTCGGTGGTCGTCACCGAATACGCCCTGGCCACCGTGCTGATGGAGCGCGGGGTCCGTCCGGACGCCCTGATCGGCCACTCCCTCGGCGAGTTCACCGCGGCCTGTCTCGCCGGGGTGATGGAGCTTGAGGACATGCTGCCGCTGGTGGCGGAGCGGGCCCGGCTGATGGTCGCGGCCGGGGGCGCCACCGTCAGCGTCGCCCTGGGCGAGGAGGAGCTGCGCCCCCGGCTGACCGACGGGCTCTCGCTCAGCGTGGTGAACGGACCGGACGCCTGTACGGTCGCGGGGGACGAGGAGGCGGTGGCCGCGCTGGAGCGGCGGCTGCTGGCCGAGGAGGTCCCGCACCGCCGGCTGACGCTGGCGCTCGCGGCCCACTCCCATCTGCTCGACCCGATCCTCGGTGAGTTCGCCGAGGCCGTGCGCGGGGTCACCCTGCGCCCGCCCCGGATTCCCTATGTCACCGACTCCACCGGCACCTGGGTCACCGACGAGCAGGCGACGAGTGTCGGGCACTGGGTCGACCAGCTCCGGCGGACCGTGCGCTTCGCCGACGGGGTCACGGCCCTGTGGGAGGGCGGCGAGCCGCTGTTGGTGGAGGTCGGCCCCGGGGACACGCTGTCGAAGCTGGCCCGGGCGTGTCTGCCGGAGGCGTCGCCGACCACGGTCGTCACGATGCGGCACGCCCGCTCCGCGCGGTCGGACGCCGAGGTGTTCACCGAGGCGCTCGCCCGGTTGTGGACGGCCGGTGTGCCGGTCGACCTTGCCCCGCTGGGCGGCGACCGGGACCACGGACCGGGGGTTCAGCTGCCCGGCTACGCCTTCGACCGCCGGAGCCACTGGATCGACCCGCCTCGAATGTCCGCACACCCCGGGCCCGACGGCGCCCCGCCGCCGCACCCCGCGGACGGCGCGGACACCTCGACGGCGACGGGCCCCTCCCCCGCGACCACCGGCCCGTCGTCCACCCGCGCCCTGGCTCCCCGGCCGCATCTGCGGACCCCGTACGTGGCTCCCCGCAGCGACCTGGAGAGCACGGTCGCCGGGCAGTGGCAGGAGGTGCTCGGGGTGGAGCCGGTCGGCGTCCACGACAACTTCTTCGACCTGGGCGGCGACTCCATGCGCGGGGTGATCCTGGCCGGGCGGCTGCGCCGGGCCGGTGTGCTCGACGTGCCGGGCTCGGCGGTGCTGGCCGCCCCCACCGTCGCGGATCTGCTGGACCGCGCGGGCCGCCGTGGCGCGGGCCGGGACGCCTTCGCCCCGGTCCTCCCCCTGCGCACGGCGGGCGACCGGCGCCCGCTGTTCTGTCTGCACCCCGGCGGCGGCATCGGCTGGCGGTACGCCGGGCTCCTCGCCCACCTCGGGGAGGAGCAGCCGGTGCACGCCCTCCAGGCGCGCGGGCTGGACGGGGTCGCGCCGCCCGCCGGCGACGCGAAGGAGATGGTCGCCTTCTACCTGGAACTGCTGCGCGAGATCCAGCCGGAGGGCCCCTACCGGCTCCTCGGCTGGTCCTACGGCGGGATGGTGGCCCACGCCATGGCCACGGCGCTGCAGGGCGAGGGGGAGCGAGTGGAACTGCTGGCCATGCTGGACTCCCCGCTGCTGCACCTGCATCCACCGTCCCCCGAGGTGGCGGAGCGGCAGGTGGCGGCCCTGGTCTCCCGGCTGACCGGTGTCCACCCGCCGCCCGGCGCGCCGGCCGATGTCGCCGCGCTGCTGCGGCTGCTCGACACCTCCGGCCCGGCACCGGGCGCGGAGGTGACGGCCGAGGAGGCGGCCGCCATCGCCCGGGTCATGCGCAACAACCTGCGCGTCGCGCCCGAGTTCAGCCTCGGTGTGTTCCACGGCGACGTGCTGTTCTTCAGCGCGATCGGCGGTGCGGCGGCCGGTGCCGACGGCTCGGACGACCCGTCGGACGATCCGTCGGACGACCCGTCCGACGCTCCGGACAAGGCCGAGGAGTGGAGCGCGTACGTCGACGGCGTGATCGACGACCACCAAGTGCCCTGCGGCCACTACGAGATGACCGAGCCGGAGCCGATCGCCAGGATCGGCGAGGTGGTGGCGTCCGCCCTGCGGGCGCTCGACGACTGA